The genomic DNA CCCGGGCAGCCGGGCCGGCCAGTAGGGGCGGGCCCGGGTGTCAGGCCGGCCGTCAGCACCCTCGGGAGCGACATCCGGCACGGCGGGCGCCACGACGAGCACGTCCTTCTCGCTCGCATGCGCCACCGCGGCGGCGAGTCCCCTGTGGCCGGCGTCGAGCACCTGGCCGACGTAGACGACCCCGGCGCCCTTGTCCACGGCGGTGCGGATGCCGTGCGCAATCAGCCCGGCGTCCGGGACGCCCCAGGTGTCGGTGCCGCGCACCGCGAGGATCCGCGCCCCGGGGGCGACGCCCGTGACGGTGGACCGTCCGGTGGGCGCGGCGGCGATCAGCCCGGCGGCGAAGCTGCCGTGCCCCACACAGTCCTCACCGGCCCCGCCCACCGCGGTGACCCGGCCGGCCAGCGCGGGCACCCGGGCTCCGACCCCGGTGTCCACGACGGCTACCGTGACACCGGCGCCCCGGCTGAGCTGCCAGGAGCGGGAGAGCTGAAGAGCCCGGTGGGTCCAGGGGCTCATCAGCGCGGTCTTTGCCGAGGCGGTCGCACAGGAGTCCTCGGCGGACATCCGCAGGCGCAGCGGGGGCAGGCTCACCGGCTCGCCGCCGTCGGCGACGGCGGGCGGGGCCGACAACAGGGCGGCTGTCGCAGCGACCGCCACGAGAGTCATGACACGACGGCAACGGTCATACGGCATGGGGCACATGCTAAGCGAAGTGCGGAGGGGACCGGACGGACCCCGGGCCCGCGCAGGACACAGGAGGGGCAAGCGTGT from Streptomyces sp. NBC_00654 includes the following:
- a CDS encoding S8 family serine peptidase, yielding MPYDRCRRVMTLVAVAATAALLSAPPAVADGGEPVSLPPLRLRMSAEDSCATASAKTALMSPWTHRALQLSRSWQLSRGAGVTVAVVDTGVGARVPALAGRVTAVGGAGEDCVGHGSFAAGLIAAAPTGRSTVTGVAPGARILAVRGTDTWGVPDAGLIAHGIRTAVDKGAGVVYVGQVLDAGHRGLAAAVAHASEKDVLVVAPAVPDVAPEGADGRPDTRARPYWPARLPGVLSVVDHGPDGGRPKDAPAALSPDLSAPGGAVVGIGARGSGHFIGSGSSLAAAHVAGAAALLRAYHPELDAAATARRLTEAAYPDHTPRLDVYAGLTALLADQRAPAEKDAEPAVLPRSAAEGPRVRALLVGGGALALVLLVGAAMVVVPRGKARGWRPGT